The window TCATAAATATTTTTTAGCCCCTCTTTACCAAGACTAATTATTTCATACTTAATTAAGGAATAAAAATCTTTCTCACTTAATTTTTTTGAAGTTGCCAGTTCTTCAAGCATATAGTTTGATAAGTAGGAATTTATAAAATCATTATCTATATTTTTTCTAATGCTTGTCGCACTTAAAAATTCTTTTTCTACTAACTTTTCTTCATTTAAAGTTTGTCCCCTGCGTTTGACTGCTATAAGTTTAATGTGGGGAGCAATTCTTTGCAAAGTTTTATAGTAGCTATAAGCCAGAATAAAGTTGGGGCTGTCCTTAGGAATGTTGAAGAGTTGAGCCATAATTTTTGGATAGCTATAACCAAGTTTTGTTAAGTCTTTGATTTTTTTTAGGGTGCTTTCTTCCTGTTCAGCCTTATAAATATTTTCAAAAAGAGCAATATCAATTTCACTACCAAAAATCAGATGACTTATTCCACATGCGACTAGTATCTCAATACTTTTTTTTGCGAAGTCATCACTATAGGCAACACTCGCCCTGTGAGGCAAGGCTAAAACCAAATCACAAGCAGCCAAAACAGAAACTCTTGCCCTCTTATAGCCGTTAATAATAGCAACTTCTCCACGCTGGGTAAAAAATTCACTCATAACACAGATAATTTCACCAGGGTCATTATTTAATTTTAAAAAATTTTTTGCTTGGTCAATCAAAAATTCATGCCCACTATGTAAGGGGTTAAATTCTGCTATTATTCCTATTCGCAAGACATTTCTCCTAGAACTAATTAATATTTTAATTATAGCCTAAAAAAAAATATACTACAAATAAAATTTATTTTTAAAATATTAATTTTCAAGCTAGTTATTTTTTAAAAAATAAAAAGTTCGCTTTTAATAAATCTGTAAAAAGCCTATTTTAATAGCTTTTAGAAGTTTAAAAAATTTCAATACTAAATATTATTTACAAAAAGAAATAAATTACGAACTTCAAAATAAATTTTAAGTTCATTTAAAGTTTGTATTATATATTTATCAAATAACTACTATTAGTAGTTATATTCTTCATAAACTTTCCTTTTCTATAAAAAGCGACTTAGGTCGCTTTTTATTGTATTTAGATTAAAATTATTTATAAAAAATAATAAATTTATTTCTTAATTTTTTTATCCGAATTATTAAAATTTTAATTTAAGTTTAAAAGTAATTTTGATATTTATAAGTACTTAGTAGATTTTTAAAAATTATATTTTTTGAAAAATTTAAAATAAATTAAAAAAGTTGTTGACAAATAAAAAATGATATGCTAATATATCTACAAAGTTAAATATTTACCTATATTCAAATAAGTAACTTATTAGAAAGTTTAACAGAGAGTGTATGTAGCTGAAATTACACAACTAAGAAGATTTGTGAAAATGGTTTGAATGGTATAAAAAAGTGAGTAGTAATGAACTTTTTTCGTTTTTGTGTTACGTTACAAACACGCATTATAGATATTAATTCTAGACATAATATCCGTAGTGGCTGAGTTTCGTTATAGACGAAAAAGTAAGGTGGTACCGTGAAATTTATTTCGCCCTTATTCTCTTAGGAGAGTAAGGGCGTTTTTTTATATTTAACTTAAAATAGAGTATTACTTGTGAAAGGAAATTTAAAACATGAAAAAAATATTATCATTTTTAACAGCATTTATCCTAGCATTTGTATTAATAGGATGTTCTTCATCTAGTTCAACTTCAACAGAGGGTAAAAAAGGAATTGATGTAGAAAAATTAGACCCAAAAAACCCAGTTACAGTTAAAATAGGAGCGACAAACGTACCTCACGCAGAATTATTAGAACACGTTGCACCACAATTATTAAAAGAAGGTATTAAACTTGACATTGTAACTTACCAAGACTACTACCTACCAAACAAAAACTTACAAGACAAAGAAATAGACTTAAACTACTTCCAACACGTACCATTCTTGAATAAAGAAATTCAAGAAAAAGGTTATAAATTAGAAAATGCTGGGGCTATCCACATCGAACCTATTGGTTTATATTCTAAAAAAGTAAAATCATTATCTGAACTAAAAGATGGAGCTTTAGTATTAGTTTCTAACAACAAATCTGAATGGGGAAGAGTTTTAAAAATCTTAAAAGATAATGGTTTAGTAAAAATTAAAGATGGTGTAGATGTAATTACAGCAACTTTTGAAGATGTAGTAGAAAATCCTAAACACTTAGTATTCAAATACGACAATGACCCTGCAATCATGGTTCAATACTACAAAAATGGCGAAGGTGATTTAGTATCTATTAACACTAACTTTGCAGTAGATGCAGGAATTAATCCAAAAGCTGCCTCAGTAGTAATAGAAAGTGGAGAAAACAACCCTTACGCTAATATTGTTGTTACTAGAGCAGGAGATAAAGACAAAATTGTTACTAAAAAAATTGTAGAAGCCCTAAAATCTGCTGATACAGTTAAATTCATAGAAGATAAATACAAAGGTGCAGTGTTACCTGTAAAATAATTAAAAATTATTGCTTTAATTCATTAAAAAATAAAAAAGAAACTATAAAAACTTATAGTTTCTTTTTTTATATTTTGAGATTTTATTAAATAAGGGAAATATTATTTTTATATACTACTAAGAAAATATTTTACCCATATTATTTTTTATTTCGTAATTATCCATAAAGCATTCAACATTACCGTTAAAGTTAAGTTTGAATTGTAAAACTCCATAATATGAAGAAGTTTCTGATAAATCTTTATTAGTTCCGAAGAAATTAAAATATGAGAATAATAACAAAGTATTTATAGTTTTATATTTAGTTAAATAATCTCCTGCTTGGATAGAAAATAATTTTTATTTTAACTTTTATTTGACTTGTTAAATATTTTCATAATATAATTAACTTTAAATATATCTAAGATATGCATATTATGATAAATAAAAAATAAATATGTTTTGGGAAAATTGTATTTAATTAATTATATGCCGAATACTATTTATACCATATTTTTTTTGTAGATATTTTGTTAGCATTAGATAAGATATAAT of the Gemella sp. zg-570 genome contains:
- a CDS encoding nucleotidyltransferase family protein, which gives rise to MRIGIIAEFNPLHSGHEFLIDQAKNFLKLNNDPGEIICVMSEFFTQRGEVAIINGYKRARVSVLAACDLVLALPHRASVAYSDDFAKKSIEILVACGISHLIFGSEIDIALFENIYKAEQEESTLKKIKDLTKLGYSYPKIMAQLFNIPKDSPNFILAYSYYKTLQRIAPHIKLIAVKRRGQTLNEEKLVEKEFLSATSIRKNIDNDFINSYLSNYMLEELATSKKLSEKDFYSLIKYEIISLGKEGLKNIYDITEGLENRIYEANLLANNYEELVNLISSKRYSKKRVSRILINILTKSTKKEMLSAIKHVRALAVKKDKTYLIREINNKNEIYIHQKLKKNNAEFFEHDIRVSRIYNLYSKDRDIFKNIVELI
- a CDS encoding peptidoglycan bridge formation glycyltransferase FemA/FemB family protein; translation: MLLFSYFNFFGTNKDLSETSSYYGVLQFKLNFNGNVECFMDNYEIKNNMGKIFS
- a CDS encoding MetQ/NlpA family ABC transporter substrate-binding protein, whose amino-acid sequence is MKKILSFLTAFILAFVLIGCSSSSSTSTEGKKGIDVEKLDPKNPVTVKIGATNVPHAELLEHVAPQLLKEGIKLDIVTYQDYYLPNKNLQDKEIDLNYFQHVPFLNKEIQEKGYKLENAGAIHIEPIGLYSKKVKSLSELKDGALVLVSNNKSEWGRVLKILKDNGLVKIKDGVDVITATFEDVVENPKHLVFKYDNDPAIMVQYYKNGEGDLVSINTNFAVDAGINPKAASVVIESGENNPYANIVVTRAGDKDKIVTKKIVEALKSADTVKFIEDKYKGAVLPVK